The following proteins come from a genomic window of Polaribacter dokdonensis:
- a CDS encoding thioredoxin family protein: MKTYFSILYLFLSINLCAQENIKTLKTYTFPEVEQLQKTAPKPTVVFLYADWCKICFGMKKNTFQNSKVIEKLNSDFYFVMLNGEEKSDITFLGRTFSYKPSGNSGIHELAKQLTISEDKISYPTTLILNSNYEIDVLFDGYLNSKKMNSILNKYQK, encoded by the coding sequence ATGAAAACCTATTTTTCCATTTTATATCTATTCCTAAGTATTAATTTATGTGCTCAAGAAAATATAAAAACACTAAAAACGTACACCTTTCCTGAAGTAGAACAATTACAAAAAACGGCTCCTAAACCAACTGTGGTATTCTTATATGCAGATTGGTGTAAAATTTGTTTTGGAATGAAAAAAAATACTTTTCAAAATTCAAAAGTAATTGAGAAACTAAACTCAGATTTTTATTTTGTGATGTTGAATGGAGAGGAAAAAAGCGATATTACCTTTTTAGGAAGAACCTTTTCTTACAAGCCCTCAGGTAATTCTGGTATTCATGAGTTGGCAAAACAACTCACCATTTCTGAAGATAAAATTAGTTACCCAACAACCTTAATTCTAAACTCAAATTATGAAATTGATGTGTTGTTTGATGGTTATTTGAATTCCAAAAAAATGAATTCAATCTTAAATAAATACCAAAAATAA
- a CDS encoding DMT family transporter has protein sequence MNNSHVKQLSGLLLATFFISTSGVLGKYIALPSEIIIWFRSILAMVFLFMYCKYKNINLKINATKDYKTFIIGGVLMAAHWVTYFYALKLSNVAIGILSLYTFPIIIALLEPLFFNIKFKPIYILLGIMVLLGLFILTPEFDLESTQLKGILFGVFSAFCYALRILIMKKHVANYNGTMLMFYQTVIISILLLPTLFFMDLTGLKSQLSYILLLALITTAIGHSLMLHSLKYFSAATASIISSLQPIFGICLAFLFLNEIPTIHTFWGGSLILLTVVIEGIRTKK, from the coding sequence ATGAATAATTCTCACGTCAAACAACTTTCTGGATTACTATTAGCAACTTTTTTCATTAGTACTTCTGGTGTTTTAGGGAAGTACATTGCTTTACCATCTGAAATTATAATTTGGTTTAGATCCATTTTAGCAATGGTCTTTTTGTTTATGTACTGCAAATACAAAAACATTAATCTTAAAATTAATGCTACCAAAGACTATAAAACTTTTATAATTGGAGGGGTTTTAATGGCTGCACATTGGGTTACTTACTTTTACGCTTTAAAATTATCTAATGTAGCTATTGGTATACTCTCTCTTTATACGTTTCCCATAATTATTGCTTTATTAGAACCGTTATTTTTTAACATTAAATTCAAACCTATTTATATTCTTTTAGGGATTATGGTTCTCTTAGGATTATTTATTCTAACACCTGAATTCGATTTAGAAAGCACACAGTTAAAAGGCATATTATTTGGAGTTTTTTCAGCATTTTGTTATGCCCTTCGAATTTTAATTATGAAAAAGCATGTTGCAAATTACAATGGTACAATGCTCATGTTTTATCAAACAGTTATCATTAGTATTTTACTACTCCCAACTTTATTTTTTATGGATTTAACTGGGCTAAAAAGTCAATTATCCTACATCCTACTTTTAGCATTAATAACAACAGCAATTGGCCACAGTTTAATGCTACATTCTTTAAAATATTTTTCTGCTGCAACAGCCAGTATCATTAGTAGCCTGCAACCTATTTTTGGAATATGTTTAGCATTCTTATTTCTGAATGAAATACCAACCATTCATACTTTTTGGGGTGGAAGTTTAATTCTTTTAACGGTTGTTATTGAAGGAATTAGAACAAAGAAATAG
- a CDS encoding metal-dependent transcriptional regulator: protein MFSQAEENYLKAIYHLETDSKEGISTNAIAKSLATKASSVSDMIKKLSDKEVVLYKKYKGVTLTELGKKTAANIVRKHRLWEVFLVEKLNFSWDEVHDVAEQLEHIKSQKLINQLDALLGFPTHDPHGDPIPDKDGVVNAIDKSLLSTLNVDEAGVCVGVNDSSSDFLQFLDKKGITLGKRIKVTEKEDFDDSLSILIDDKKLSISNKIANNLYIKKS, encoded by the coding sequence ATGTTTTCACAAGCAGAAGAAAATTATTTAAAAGCCATTTATCATTTAGAAACAGATTCTAAAGAAGGTATTAGTACCAATGCTATTGCTAAAAGTTTAGCAACAAAAGCTTCTTCAGTTTCTGATATGATTAAAAAATTATCAGACAAAGAAGTTGTGCTTTACAAGAAATATAAAGGAGTTACTTTAACAGAACTAGGTAAAAAAACTGCGGCTAATATTGTAAGAAAGCACAGGCTTTGGGAGGTTTTTTTAGTAGAAAAACTAAACTTTTCTTGGGATGAAGTGCATGATGTTGCAGAGCAGTTAGAGCATATAAAGTCTCAAAAATTAATAAATCAATTAGATGCTTTGTTGGGTTTTCCAACTCACGATCCTCATGGAGATCCTATACCTGATAAAGATGGAGTTGTAAATGCTATAGACAAAAGTTTACTATCCACATTAAATGTTGATGAAGCAGGTGTTTGTGTGGGTGTTAATGATTCATCATCAGACTTTTTACAGTTTTTAGATAAAAAAGGAATAACATTAGGTAAACGTATTAAGGTTACTGAAAAAGAAGATTTTGATGATTCTCTATCTATTTTAATCGATGATAAAAAATTATCAATCTCTAATAAAATTGCAAATAATTTATACATTAAAAAATCATGA
- a CDS encoding ZIP family metal transporter, translating to MSTFEQLVAFGKEHPIQAALYASLFTWGLTALGAALVFFFKKMNRAVLDGMLGFTGGVMVAASFWSLLAPAIDNSPGEGFMKVLPSAIGFALGALALFGMDKILPHLHINFKENEAEGVKTEWHKTTLLVLAITLHNIPEGLAVGVLFGAASTLVGVEQTEMIIAAISLAIGIGIQNFPEGFAVAMPLRRQGVSRFKSFWYGQLSAIVEPFAAVLGALAVSFFTPILPYALAFAAGAMIFVVVEEVIPETQRDKYTDIATLGFIAGFIVMMSLDVGLG from the coding sequence ATGAGTACATTTGAACAATTAGTAGCTTTTGGTAAAGAACATCCAATTCAAGCTGCTTTGTATGCATCACTTTTTACATGGGGTTTAACAGCCTTAGGAGCTGCTTTAGTTTTCTTTTTTAAGAAAATGAACAGAGCAGTTTTAGATGGTATGTTAGGCTTTACTGGAGGTGTAATGGTTGCAGCCAGCTTTTGGAGTCTTTTAGCGCCAGCAATAGATAATAGTCCAGGAGAAGGTTTTATGAAAGTTTTGCCATCTGCAATTGGTTTTGCATTAGGTGCTTTAGCTTTATTTGGTATGGATAAAATTCTACCTCACTTGCACATCAATTTTAAAGAAAATGAAGCTGAAGGTGTTAAAACTGAATGGCATAAAACTACTTTATTGGTGCTTGCCATTACTTTACATAATATTCCTGAAGGATTAGCAGTTGGTGTATTGTTTGGTGCAGCTTCAACTTTGGTAGGTGTAGAACAAACAGAAATGATAATTGCAGCTATTTCCTTAGCAATTGGTATTGGAATTCAGAATTTTCCTGAAGGTTTTGCAGTGGCAATGCCTTTAAGAAGACAAGGAGTAAGTAGGTTTAAGAGTTTTTGGTATGGACAATTATCTGCAATTGTAGAGCCTTTTGCAGCTGTTTTAGGAGCATTGGCAGTTTCGTTTTTTACCCCAATTTTACCATATGCATTAGCATTTGCTGCAGGTGCAATGATTTTTGTTGTAGTAGAAGAGGTAATACCAGAAACGCAAAGAGATAAATACACAGATATTGCTACACTTGGTTTTATAGCTGGTTTTATTGTAATGATGTCTTTAGATGTTGGTTTAGGATAG
- a CDS encoding TonB-dependent receptor — MRIIVFWFFMFLTSINLCQEGAIYGTIKFDTEEPVVDAYLVINGKNLFKETTSNFDGSYELKGIPFGTHLLQIRSLNSEPKDIQIKINSKKQVFNIMLPFLKNELNEVLVNTKSKKTKIETKGFSVNVIETKEASLRNIQTNELLNTTVGVKIRQNGGLGSEVNYSLNGLSGNAVRIFIDGIPISMYGSSFNLNSIPPSIIKNIEVYKGVVPGHLADDALGGAINIVLHKTTKSNFNAGFSYGSFNTSQTSVNGLYRFKETGLTFKTYLFQNYSDNNYKVSGRSVVVTGLGGTQTPIVAERFNDAYRSTGGMFQVGFTDVKWADQFLIGFTGSEDYKEVQHGAFITITPYKGRYFESDAQLATLIYQKKNIFTKGLDLNINALYGNRNRIVNDTVAAAYSWNGEKALDFRGNEFDYSWGSQQEGGPTLAKINRNVASIRTGISYALNKNHKFLINHVFSGIDRKDSDELRSVLENTFLGTRELRKNIYSFSYELNAINNKLKANVFGKHYHQKTVSTDPTIAQDENGNDIIVDENISSNNNFNGYGFALSYTLHPKVTLLTSAEKAIRLPNETEVFGNDGDNVVANPSINPEQSNNYNLGFRFGTYRFKKHNFTITTNLFTRNLKDRIGLPIENSTNINNELILYVNQGSGTSKGFDAQISYNYDDNFGANFNISRFDLKVINRGVEIDVPNTPFFTMNGSLRYSLKNVIQKKSNLNLFYNLYFTDEFSYLVPQGSNTVGDDFFKVPQQLAQDLGLSYAFPNNKLVFSFDIKNVFNAAVYDNLSVQKPGRAFYFKLNYSINKF, encoded by the coding sequence ATGAGAATTATAGTTTTTTGGTTTTTTATGTTTTTAACGAGCATTAATCTTTGTCAAGAAGGTGCTATTTATGGAACTATAAAATTTGATACAGAAGAACCTGTAGTTGATGCTTACCTAGTAATTAATGGTAAAAATTTATTTAAAGAAACTACTTCAAATTTTGATGGATCATATGAATTAAAAGGTATCCCATTTGGTACCCACTTATTACAGATTAGGTCTTTAAACTCAGAACCAAAAGACATCCAAATTAAAATTAATTCTAAGAAACAAGTATTTAATATTATGCTTCCATTTCTAAAAAATGAATTAAATGAAGTACTTGTAAACACTAAGTCTAAAAAAACAAAAATCGAAACAAAAGGTTTCTCTGTTAATGTTATTGAAACTAAAGAAGCCAGTTTAAGAAACATACAAACTAACGAATTATTAAACACAACTGTTGGTGTAAAAATCAGACAAAATGGTGGTTTAGGCTCAGAAGTAAATTATAGTTTAAATGGTTTATCTGGTAATGCAGTAAGAATTTTTATAGACGGAATTCCTATTTCCATGTATGGTTCATCTTTCAACCTAAATAGTATTCCACCATCAATAATTAAAAATATAGAAGTTTATAAAGGTGTTGTTCCTGGTCATTTAGCAGATGATGCTTTAGGTGGTGCTATAAATATTGTATTGCATAAAACAACGAAAAGCAATTTTAATGCTGGTTTTTCTTATGGTTCATTTAACACTTCTCAAACTAGTGTAAATGGGTTATATCGTTTTAAAGAAACAGGTTTAACTTTTAAAACTTATTTATTTCAAAATTATTCAGACAACAACTACAAGGTTTCTGGTAGAAGTGTTGTGGTTACAGGTTTAGGTGGTACACAAACTCCAATTGTTGCTGAAAGATTTAATGATGCTTACAGGAGCACAGGTGGAATGTTTCAAGTTGGTTTTACAGATGTAAAATGGGCAGATCAGTTTCTAATAGGTTTTACAGGTTCAGAGGATTATAAAGAAGTTCAGCATGGAGCTTTTATAACCATTACTCCTTACAAAGGGCGTTATTTTGAATCTGATGCTCAATTAGCAACCCTAATTTATCAAAAGAAAAACATTTTTACCAAAGGTTTAGACTTAAATATAAACGCTTTATATGGTAACAGAAATAGAATTGTAAACGATACTGTTGCTGCAGCTTATAGTTGGAATGGCGAAAAAGCCCTTGATTTTAGAGGAAATGAATTCGATTATTCCTGGGGTTCACAACAAGAAGGAGGTCCTACACTTGCAAAAATTAATAGAAATGTGGCATCTATTAGAACTGGTATTTCTTATGCTCTAAATAAGAATCACAAATTTTTAATAAACCATGTTTTTAGTGGAATTGATAGGAAAGATAGTGATGAACTTAGATCTGTGTTAGAAAATACATTTTTAGGCACTAGAGAATTGAGAAAAAACATCTATTCATTTTCTTACGAACTAAATGCAATTAATAATAAGCTAAAAGCCAATGTATTTGGCAAACATTACCATCAGAAAACAGTAAGTACAGATCCTACAATAGCTCAAGATGAAAATGGAAATGACATTATTGTTGATGAGAATATCAGCAGTAATAATAACTTTAATGGTTATGGTTTTGCACTTTCTTATACTTTACACCCTAAAGTTACACTTTTAACTTCTGCAGAAAAAGCAATTCGTTTACCTAATGAAACTGAGGTTTTTGGAAATGATGGAGATAATGTAGTCGCAAACCCAAGCATAAATCCAGAACAAAGTAACAACTATAATCTAGGTTTTAGATTTGGAACTTATCGATTTAAAAAACACAACTTTACAATTACAACCAACTTATTTACCAGAAATCTAAAAGATAGAATTGGTTTACCTATTGAAAATTCAACTAATATTAATAATGAATTAATTCTATATGTAAATCAAGGAAGTGGAACATCTAAAGGATTTGATGCGCAAATAAGTTATAATTATGATGATAATTTTGGTGCAAATTTTAACATATCTCGTTTCGATTTAAAGGTAATAAACAGAGGTGTAGAAATTGATGTACCTAACACCCCATTTTTTACTATGAATGGTAGTTTACGCTATTCACTTAAAAATGTAATCCAGAAAAAATCAAATTTAAACCTTTTTTACAATCTATATTTTACAGACGAATTCTCTTATTTAGTTCCTCAAGGATCAAATACTGTAGGTGATGATTTCTTTAAAGTACCTCAACAATTAGCTCAAGATTTAGGTTTAAGCTATGCCTTTCCAAACAACAAATTAGTGTTTAGCTTCGATATTAAAAATGTTTTTAATGCAGCTGTTTACGACAATTTGTCTGTTCAAAAACCAGGAAGAGCTTTCTATTTTAAACTCAATTATTCAATAAATAAATTTTAA
- the mfd gene encoding transcription-repair coupling factor: MSKQNIVNQYQQSAKVSQVITALQQEKSQFQISNLVGSSLSFVISETFKKVDKPYLLVFNDKEEAAYYLNDLEQLLGDKNVLFYPGSYRRPYQIEDTDNANVLLRSEVLNRINSRKKPAIIVTYPTALFEKVVTKKELEKNTLKIAVGEELSLDFVNEVLFEYKFKRVDFVTEPGDFSVRGGIIDVFSFSNDEPYRIEFFGDDIDSIRTFDVETQLSKEKLKKVSIMPNVENKTLQENRQSFLKYISANTVVFSKNVDLMSQKLDKFFKKAEDAFNDLSKEIKHLEPSELFCDGSFIKNELHKFTTVHFGSTSKYEGQEIEFSTNPQPSFNKQFNLLIDNLNEYQKAGFTNYIFCANEQQAKRFHDIFDDADQKVHYETIVFPLYQGFVDVDNKLVCYTDHQIFERYHKFRLKNGYAKKQAITLQELNKLEIGDYVTHMDHGIGKFGGLQKIDVQGKKQEAIKLIYGERDILYVSIHSLHKISKFNGKDGKPPKIYKLGSGAWKKIKQKTKARVKHIAFNLIQLYAKRKLQKGYAFGPDTHIQHELEGSFMYEDTPDQYSATQDVKRDMEKDQPMDRLVCGDVGFGKTEVAVRAAFKAVDNGKQVAILVPTTILAFQHYKTFSERLKDFPIKIDYLNRFRTAKQKTIAINGVNDGSVDIIIGTHQLTNQRIKFKDLGLLIIDEEQKFGVAVKDKLKTLKENVDTLTLTATPIPRTLQFSLMAARDLSVIKTPPPNRHPIESNVIRFSEETIRDAVSYEVSRGGQVFFIHNRIDNIKEVAGLLQRLVPSAKIGIGHGQMEGKKLEELMFSFMNGEFDVLVSTTIIESGLDVPNANTIFINNANNFGLSDLHQMRGRVGRSNKKAFCYFITPPYHMMTDDARKRIEALVLFSDLGSGINIAMKDLEIRGAGDLLGGEQSGFINDIGFDTYQKILKEAIEELKENEFADLYPTDNSKPKEFVKEVQIDTDFEILFPDDYINSITERLALYNNLGTLEKEEELQVFESEIIDRFGEIPTQVEDLLNSVRIKWLAKELGLEKIILKQKRMIGYFVSDQQSDFYQTEAFTRTLKYVQHNSKSVVMKEKQTKNGLRLMITFIRINTVKIALETLQKI, translated from the coding sequence TTGAGCAAGCAGAACATTGTTAATCAATACCAACAATCTGCGAAAGTTTCGCAGGTAATTACAGCCCTTCAACAAGAGAAAAGCCAGTTTCAAATTTCGAATTTGGTGGGATCTTCATTGTCTTTCGTGATTTCAGAAACCTTTAAAAAAGTAGACAAACCTTATCTTTTAGTATTTAATGACAAAGAAGAAGCTGCCTATTATTTAAATGATTTAGAGCAACTTTTGGGTGATAAAAATGTACTTTTTTATCCTGGGTCTTATAGAAGACCTTATCAAATAGAAGATACAGACAATGCCAATGTTCTTTTAAGATCTGAAGTTTTAAACAGAATTAATTCCAGAAAAAAACCTGCAATAATAGTTACTTATCCTACTGCTCTTTTCGAAAAAGTAGTAACTAAAAAAGAGCTTGAAAAGAATACTTTAAAAATTGCTGTTGGTGAAGAATTATCTTTAGACTTCGTAAATGAAGTGCTTTTTGAATATAAATTTAAACGAGTAGATTTTGTTACAGAACCAGGAGATTTTTCTGTTAGAGGTGGAATTATAGATGTATTTTCTTTCTCTAATGACGAACCTTATAGAATTGAATTTTTTGGTGATGATATAGACAGTATTAGAACTTTTGATGTAGAAACTCAGTTATCTAAAGAGAAACTGAAAAAAGTTTCTATAATGCCAAATGTTGAGAATAAAACTTTGCAAGAAAACAGACAAAGTTTTTTAAAGTACATCTCTGCAAATACTGTTGTATTTTCTAAGAATGTAGATTTAATGAGTCAAAAATTAGATAAGTTTTTCAAAAAAGCCGAAGATGCCTTTAACGATTTATCTAAAGAGATAAAACACTTAGAACCATCAGAATTATTTTGTGATGGTAGTTTCATCAAAAATGAACTTCATAAATTTACTACTGTTCATTTTGGAAGTACATCTAAATATGAAGGCCAAGAAATCGAATTTTCTACAAACCCTCAACCTTCTTTTAATAAACAATTTAATTTATTAATTGATAATTTAAACGAGTATCAAAAAGCAGGTTTTACCAATTATATTTTTTGTGCTAATGAACAACAAGCAAAACGTTTTCATGACATTTTTGATGATGCAGATCAAAAAGTACATTATGAAACCATCGTTTTTCCTTTATACCAAGGTTTTGTAGATGTAGATAATAAACTAGTTTGCTATACAGATCATCAAATTTTTGAACGTTATCATAAATTTAGATTAAAAAATGGTTATGCTAAAAAGCAAGCTATTACCCTTCAAGAATTAAACAAATTAGAAATAGGAGACTATGTAACCCACATGGATCATGGAATTGGAAAATTTGGTGGTTTACAAAAAATTGATGTCCAAGGTAAAAAGCAAGAGGCCATAAAACTGATTTATGGAGAACGTGATATTTTGTATGTAAGCATTCACTCTTTACACAAAATTTCTAAGTTTAATGGTAAAGATGGTAAGCCTCCAAAAATTTATAAATTAGGTTCTGGTGCTTGGAAAAAAATCAAACAAAAAACAAAAGCCAGAGTTAAACACATTGCCTTTAATTTAATTCAATTATATGCAAAAAGAAAGCTACAAAAGGGTTATGCTTTTGGTCCAGACACACATATACAACATGAATTAGAAGGTAGTTTTATGTATGAAGATACTCCAGATCAATATTCTGCTACACAAGATGTAAAAAGAGATATGGAGAAAGATCAACCTATGGACAGGTTGGTTTGTGGAGATGTAGGTTTTGGTAAAACAGAAGTTGCTGTTAGAGCCGCTTTTAAAGCTGTTGATAATGGTAAACAAGTTGCAATTTTAGTACCTACAACTATTTTAGCGTTTCAGCATTACAAAACGTTTTCTGAGCGATTAAAAGATTTTCCAATTAAGATAGATTATTTAAATAGATTTAGAACTGCGAAGCAAAAAACCATTGCTATCAATGGTGTAAATGATGGCTCTGTAGATATAATTATTGGTACACATCAACTAACAAATCAGCGAATTAAGTTTAAAGATTTAGGTTTATTAATTATTGATGAAGAACAAAAATTTGGAGTTGCTGTAAAAGACAAGTTAAAAACCTTAAAAGAAAATGTAGACACATTAACCTTAACTGCAACACCTATTCCTAGAACTTTGCAATTTAGTTTAATGGCAGCAAGAGATTTATCAGTAATAAAAACACCTCCTCCAAACAGACATCCTATAGAAAGTAATGTAATTCGTTTTTCTGAAGAAACAATTAGAGATGCTGTTTCTTATGAGGTTTCTAGAGGTGGCCAAGTATTTTTTATTCATAATAGAATAGATAATATTAAAGAAGTTGCAGGTTTATTACAGAGATTGGTACCATCAGCCAAAATTGGAATTGGGCATGGACAAATGGAGGGTAAAAAGCTAGAGGAATTAATGTTTAGCTTTATGAATGGCGAATTTGATGTACTTGTTTCTACTACCATCATTGAGAGTGGATTAGATGTACCTAATGCAAATACGATATTCATCAATAATGCCAATAATTTCGGTTTGTCTGATTTGCATCAAATGCGAGGTAGAGTTGGTAGAAGTAACAAAAAAGCGTTCTGTTATTTCATAACTCCTCCTTATCACATGATGACAGATGATGCCAGAAAACGTATTGAAGCTTTAGTGTTATTTTCTGATTTGGGTAGTGGAATTAATATTGCCATGAAAGATTTAGAAATTCGTGGAGCAGGAGATTTATTGGGTGGTGAACAAAGTGGCTTTATAAATGATATTGGGTTTGATACGTATCAAAAAATATTAAAAGAAGCTATTGAAGAATTAAAAGAGAATGAGTTTGCAGATTTGTACCCAACTGATAATTCTAAACCTAAAGAGTTTGTAAAAGAAGTACAAATTGATACCGATTTTGAAATATTATTTCCTGATGACTACATTAACTCTATTACAGAAAGATTAGCTTTATATAATAATTTAGGCACACTAGAAAAGGAAGAAGAACTACAGGTTTTTGAATCGGAAATTATAGATAGATTTGGAGAGATACCAACTCAAGTAGAAGATTTATTAAATTCTGTGCGAATAAAATGGCTAGCAAAAGAGTTAGGTTTAGAGAAAATTATCTTGAAACAAAAAAGAATGATTGGTTACTTTGTATCTGATCAGCAAAGTGATTTTTACCAAACAGAAGCGTTTACTAGAACTCTAAAATATGTGCAACACAATTCTAAAAGCGTGGTGATGAAAGAAAAGCAAACCAAAAACGGTCTTCGATTAATGATTACATTTATAAGAATTAATACTGTAAAAATTGCTTTAGAAACGCTTCAGAAAATTTAA
- a CDS encoding TonB-dependent receptor, producing the protein MKNYIVIILLLISQVGIGQSIKGKITSKNGDAIPFANIFLKNTKLGTNSTEDGSYELNYKLKGKYTLVVSSIGFKTLTYNLVLESNNRIKNIVLEDDNSLDEIVISGTLRPVSKSASPVPVEVYSKTFFKKNPTPSVFESLQNVNGIRPQLNCNVCNTGDIHINGLEGPYTFVLIDGMPIVSGLSTVYGLTGIPQALIERVEVVKGPASTLYGSEAVGGIINIITKKPTNAPKLSTDVFASSWGEVNTDIGLRYQISEKVQGLLGVNYFNFQNRVDNNNDNFTDLTLQNRISIFNKINIERKSNKVFTIAGRYVYEDRWGGELDWERKFRGSNLVYGESIYTNRWETFGTYQLPTTENIKFQFSANGHYQDSFYGTDSYDATQLIAFGQLVYDTKINEKQDLLLGLAYRYTYYDDNTFATLDETGNFNQPSKIHLPGIFAQDEISITDRKKLLLGLRWDYNSVHGSILSPRINYKWNSRDKSNIFRISVGNGFRVANVFTEDHAALTGAREVEFQGNLDPETSWNANINYVKKINTENSFITLDASAFYTYFNNRILPDYETDPNKIIYANLEGFSISKGVSLNADILFTNGLAINAGVTLMDVSVTENNIKRRQLLTESFSGVWSISYKFDNNFTVDYTGNLYGPMRLPLLGPKDDRPEYSPWFSIQNIQLSKKFTNSWEIYGGIKNLLNFTPAANSISRAFDPFDEQVDPNDPDALTFDPSYVYASNQGIRAFLGVRFTLF; encoded by the coding sequence TTGAAAAATTATATAGTTATAATCTTATTGCTAATTTCACAAGTTGGGATTGGTCAGAGTATAAAAGGAAAAATCACTTCTAAAAATGGTGATGCAATACCTTTTGCTAATATTTTTCTGAAGAATACAAAATTAGGCACCAATTCTACAGAAGATGGTTCTTATGAATTAAATTACAAGTTAAAAGGGAAATACACACTAGTTGTAAGTAGCATTGGGTTTAAAACCCTTACCTATAACCTAGTTTTAGAGAGTAACAATCGGATTAAAAACATTGTTTTAGAGGATGATAATTCTCTAGATGAAATTGTAATTTCTGGTACTTTAAGACCCGTTTCTAAATCAGCAAGTCCTGTTCCTGTAGAAGTGTACAGCAAAACTTTTTTTAAGAAAAACCCTACTCCTTCTGTATTTGAATCTTTACAAAATGTAAACGGAATTAGACCTCAATTAAACTGCAATGTTTGTAATACAGGAGATATTCATATTAACGGTTTAGAAGGCCCATATACATTTGTTTTGATTGATGGAATGCCAATTGTAAGTGGTTTATCTACGGTTTATGGGTTAACAGGAATTCCACAAGCTTTAATAGAAAGAGTTGAAGTAGTTAAAGGGCCTGCTTCTACTTTATATGGTTCTGAAGCTGTTGGTGGCATCATTAATATCATCACAAAAAAACCTACAAATGCACCAAAATTATCTACAGATGTTTTTGCAAGTTCTTGGGGAGAAGTAAATACAGATATTGGTTTACGCTATCAAATTTCTGAAAAAGTACAAGGTTTATTAGGAGTTAATTATTTTAACTTTCAAAATAGAGTAGATAATAATAATGACAATTTTACAGATTTAACCCTACAAAACAGAATATCGATCTTTAATAAAATTAATATCGAACGTAAAAGCAATAAGGTTTTTACAATTGCTGGTAGATATGTTTATGAAGATAGATGGGGAGGTGAATTAGATTGGGAACGTAAATTTAGAGGAAGCAATCTTGTTTATGGAGAAAGTATTTACACCAATAGATGGGAAACTTTTGGAACTTACCAATTACCAACAACAGAAAATATAAAGTTTCAATTTAGTGCAAATGGTCATTATCAAGATTCTTTTTACGGAACAGATTCTTATGATGCCACTCAGCTTATTGCTTTTGGTCAGTTAGTTTACGACACTAAAATAAATGAGAAACAAGATTTACTCTTAGGCCTAGCTTACAGATACACCTATTATGATGATAATACTTTTGCTACTTTAGATGAAACTGGTAATTTTAACCAACCTTCTAAAATACATTTACCTGGAATATTTGCACAAGATGAAATAAGTATAACAGATAGAAAGAAATTATTACTTGGTTTAAGATGGGATTATAATAGTGTGCATGGAAGCATACTATCTCCAAGAATAAATTATAAGTGGAACTCTAGAGATAAATCAAATATTTTTAGAATAAGTGTTGGTAATGGTTTTAGAGTAGCTAATGTTTTTACAGAAGATCATGCAGCTTTAACAGGTGCAAGAGAAGTAGAGTTTCAAGGTAATTTAGACCCAGAAACTTCATGGAATGCTAATATCAATTACGTCAAAAAAATTAATACAGAAAACTCTTTCATCACTTTAGATGCAAGTGCTTTTTATACCTATTTCAACAATAGAATTTTGCCTGATTATGAAACAGATCCAAACAAAATAATATATGCAAATTTAGAGGGTTTTTCAATTTCTAAAGGTGTTTCATTAAATGCAGATATTTTATTTACAAACGGTTTAGCCATAAATGCTGGTGTTACTTTAATGGATGTATCAGTAACTGAAAACAATATTAAAAGAAGACAATTACTTACAGAAAGTTTTAGTGGTGTTTGGTCTATCTCATATAAATTTGACAATAATTTTACAGTAGATTATACAGGTAATTTATATGGCCCAATGCGTTTGCCTTTGTTAGGCCCTAAAGATGATAGACCAGAATACTCACCTTGGTTTAGTATTCAAAACATTCAATTGAGTAAGAAATTCACCAATTCTTGGGAAATTTATGGTGGTATAAAAAATCTTTTAAACTTTACACCAGCAGCCAATAGTATTTCTAGAGCATTTGATCCTTTTGATGAGCAAGTAGACCCAAATGATCCTGATGCACTGACTTTTGACCCAAGCTATGTATATGCATCCAACCAAGGAATTAGGGCTTTTTTAGGTGTTAGATTTACTTTATTTTAG